CTAAATAGACCATAGAAATTGCCTCACGAGATTAGACTAGGAGTATGGaaattctgtttgcttgtttactCCCAAAAGTGCAAGTACTCATGGGTTGAggaaaagacagtttaataagaggGGAGTAATGGgggggagcttttttttttttttttaaagtgatatgTAATGCAGTTGCTCAAACTTGCTGACTGACGCCCAGCCAGTCCTTGAGCAGTGGCAGCTCATTGAGCTCCCTCCCAGTTCTACTGTTGAGCATAATGTCACATAgtatgggacatccctctggccagtttgggccagctgtcctggctgtcccccctcccagctccttgggcacccccagcctcctccttgctggcagagtagcacaaaaagcagaaaaggccttggctctgtgcaaaTGCTGCTCTGCAACTAAACCATTGATGTGTTGTCAACGTTATTTGCATCACAAATCCAAACccagcaccataccagctgcTATTTAAGAAagttaactctatcctagctgaaactaGCACAGTATGGTGTCCTGAGTACGCAAAGGCTATGTACCAGTAAGGAAGCCAGTGCCTATTAAACATAGCTGCCATGGATAGGACTCCAAGAAAAAACAGTTCCTGACCAAGCTACAGAGAACATATAAAACCCAGTTTTCTCAAACACTAAATCTTAGGCCACCAGAGTTCTCTTCCTCTGTGGACATTTCACACCTGTAAGTTAGCAGTCACCATCCAGCCTTTCTCTTCAGAATCACCCTGTTGCAAATGTCACTGCAATGACACTGAGCCCATGATAGGAAATGCCAGAGCAGAGTGATTGATTAATTCTTAACTGTGAGATTTCCTGTGAAGGCtagaatgaaaaatgcattccCAGGGGGTGGGGGCAAGGGGGAATCAGCCTTCTACCCCTTTACTCGtgaacaaaaaaacacatgttAATCTTGAATGTGTTTGGTAGTTCTCTGTGCCTGCTTCCTTAAGCCTTTGATATATGATCTACCCACTCCAGAGAAAACATCtatgctttgttcttttctgtaaagaaagccCACGTCCAAAACCCGTGAATATTGGTAACAGAAGAGAATTATGTCTTCAGTCTCAGGCTGGTTTCTGCCATCTTCCTTGATCATTTAGGTAGAAAACACTGTCCATAGCTCagacaaatgtattttgctttgcatGGATAAAGTAGCAGTACAGAGCTCGTTGTATGAATTACTTGGATTCATTTGGATATACGCTTAGGATTTATTATGGCTAATGTTGATGTAGCAAACAAGatcatattaaatatatatatatatacatgtaatatgttatcattttatttaaatatttactatttcATGTAAAAGTCTGATTATAGGAGTCAAAATGAGTTTACTGTTAGTTCAGTTTTACTAAATTCTTTCCACATTACTTCACATTGCAGGGGGCCTTTTCAGTGAAAGTACCAGGTTTATGTTGGTGGTGTTAAGGTGTGGATTTTTTAAACAGGCCATACAGACTTTTCTTTAATGTTCTATCTAGTAGAAGGGTTATAGCTGGGTCTACACTACTCCTAGAAACAGCGAGACAAGCAAggaaatttttaatttccactAGATAGTTTAGCCTTGAACAGTCTGCACCTGGAAGCAGTACATAAAAAATTGGTCTAAAAACATGATATGGAAGAAAGCAGACAGTTAAAATTATCTGGATGACAAGaatgtttcttttcactgttctgTAAATCAGATGTTTTTGTCCaatgcaagtgtttttttgtaTTCTACTCAGATGCCTGGTAAGAGAATAGTACGACaacaaaactgttaaaaacaatagaaaaaaacaagcagtaaCAAAAGACGCTGCAATCTTTGCAGTAAATTCACCAGCTTCTACCCTCTTGTTATAACACGTGGGAAATGTTTCCTCAGACCTTGCCTGGGCGTCATATGTTATAGTTGCTACCGTTACGCACATTACAATAAGCCATATaaagatagaaaaatatttagcaaattTTGGCTGACGGAACTTTTTAAGTACACGTTTGCTGAAGTTTTCCGTAACTGCTTGAGAGTATTGTGCATcgttatttttcttcagtgttgcATACTGACTTAAAGCAATCGTACATAAAATTATAATTGTAACATACATACAGACATGCGTAATAGTAGTTCCAAGGTGGTACGCTATCTGGCATATTCCAGATTTATATGTCCAGTTATGCCCATTTGCGAAATAGGCAGCCAGGAAAGGCATAGCACTGCATATGAGCAAATTTGCAGTGACAAGATTTACCAGATAGATGTATTGTGTTCTTCTTGTGGGTATTTGCCTTAAAAATACGCAGGCAGCGAGAGTATTTCCAAAACTGCCAGTTGTAAACAGGAAAGAGTAGATGATGGGTAGAGCTACAGTAGTAGCTAATGATGGCTGGAGAGTACATGTTGAATTTGTCATTTATGCCGAGTCTTCTTGTATAAATGGTGAGGGCTGAAACACAATTAGAGAAATTATTATTCTGTAATGTGTATCtagcatcttttttttatgATCCTTGCTTTTTAACTGTTCCTTGCTTTTCAGTGTTACTAATTCCTACCTTTGACAGAtattgtgaaggaaaaaaagctttagctTATGCACTTTACGTGCATAGAacctaataaaataaatgaggaaataGAAGGTTTAAGCTAGGGTCTGACAATAACTTATGTGGTCTTGGTGTATTTCTCAATCTCCTGGAACATCTGTAACCTACTTTGGAAACCGCTTCTAGACTATTTTAAgttaaataagcaaaataaatgcaaagcgTTACTGTAattgcagaaatgcagaggagTATCCTGTACCTCCGTTTAAGTAAGAATTAAACTGTACATGATTCTGGGATCTATCTGGgtgcatttattttgtattgttatCAGTATCTAATGTTACTTTGTTTAGAGATCTGATCTTAGAGATACACATTTTGCATGAATGATTTAGTCATGAACATATGAAACAGTTGCTGAAAAATGATGTATTTCCAAGCTGACTTTTCAATTTATTCTCAATTTCCAGACTGTAATAAATCAAATCAATTTGGTGGTTAAAGTTCTGTACAATTATAATGCATAAAAATGTGCCTTTCACTTACTAACCTGTAGTGAACAGAGATTCTGTCATTGTATAGATACAAGTTTAGTGAAGTGTATCCAACTTAGCTATTATTCCATATAaaagcatatggaaaaaaaaaaaaaaaaaagcagatttcaaaCTTACAGATTGAGAATAATTTTTTGAAATGTCTATAAGCAAATACCAAAGAATATTCTGTGTAACTGTGATAAAACGCCTATACACCAAGATGATAGATACATAAGAAGAAGTTGTAAAagtcatatttaaaaattatgctATAACTCATGTTTGACAACTTGCAAGTTaaaccaacttttttttgtagctgttgCATCTTTGCCTAAGTCCCATATCAATCGTTGAACCAAATTGTattaaattcttttatttcaatgaGTTAAATTCATAAAGTAATTGTTGGATTCAGTCATTTAGAAATCTAATGATCATTTTTGTGTGAACACACAGATTTTATCTGGTGAAACAAAGAAGTAGCACTTTTAAGCTTACCTATGCAAGCTGCAGGCACCTTCCTTTGGAGAGAGGGAAATTTTGTCTTACGTCCTTTTTATCTCCGCTGCTGCAATGAAAAGGATGATATTTAATTCTGGAAAATACAGTTTAGGTTTTCAGAATGTGCACTTTTCTTTGGCAGTGTCAAAAGGCAGCTAGGCTTTTAAAGTTCAAACCAAAAATGTCTGCAAAACAGTCTTTGCAGTTAGTTCAGGATACAGCTCCAttagagaataaaaaagaatgaaatagagAAGACTGGAAGATTGATTGTAACAGTCCTTTGGCCATGTAGCTATGGCACAGAAATAccttaaaatactttatatggttctttcctccttttggGGGTGGAGGAATTGTTAGAGTCATGCTCTTTTAAGACTGCCCACTTcccagaattaaaaagaaaagttgataTTTTATGCGTGAGAACttattttcagtgcagtttAACTGTTTTTCAGTTCCAAGAGTTTTCATGAAGCTGACTGACTGTTCCTGAAACCCACCCGCAGTAATAAGTGTATCCATGTCATATCCTCGTGTCAGTGACCAAATGAACAGATCACTTACGTCTAGTCACATGCTGGATTTTGTGCAAGCAGTTAACAGCTGATGCATTCTAGGCTTACTAATCACTCAGGAAAACCAACTCAGTTTGTGTCCAAGAAATAGAGTGTTTTACAGAAACCACCCAGAAGGCTACAAAGGATGTTTTCCCTCCTCCGGAAGAAGAGTGTTGATCACAGATGAGTCAAACTCCGCTTAGCTCTGCGGAGCTTGAGACTTctgaatttccttctttctgataCATCTGTGGTCGTCAGATACGAGTTTTCAAAAGCCTTAAATAAGTTCCTCTATGAGAACAGAGGAGataccataaaaaaaaacttctgcagTTTTACTAAGATTCTtgttgtgtttgctttgcttcacaTGTAAGCACCCCCTGTAAGAATCCAAGAATCCACTTTAGTGATCTACTATGGATTTAattgttcattttgttgttgttgttctaaaaTGATGGGCATGTATTCTGGCCTTCTATTTAGACTAAAAAATTGACCTCATTTAAGATTAAATTTAGGTGAGGGAACGTGCTGGGAAATATTAGTAATTACTTCATAATGCTGTAATTAGTtttcatgcatattttaatttttgttcctgttaAGCTtagttttaccttttctttcaacttttGAATATATAATTGTGTTagaatttgttttaatagaaaGGTTCTTGTATTAATTAAATATCTAATAGTCTCTTAAGCAGTCTTATAAGTCCTTGTTTCTGTGGTGTTCCATCCAGTTTTAGACACAAGAATACATATCCTGAAAATGTGCTAGGAGGAAAGGTGTGAGCAATTTCAGTTAGCagagttttttattattattactcagTTGGTTATTACCAGTAGGCTGtagtatttttaattcagtgttcATAATTCTTGCTATGCGAAGAGGtattgctacttttttttctgatctgtgGTATGATAACAGGTTAATAAAGTGACTTACAGTCTATCAGACTTCATTTTGCAACTGGTTAGTGAGATGGGCAACAAAGGAATGGGATATtgtaagtaaaaacaaaaacaaatcaatcaaaaaaaaaacaacaccagaaGTATGTCATTAGTTCAAAACTGTGATAACCTTCCTCATTCTTTTAGTGGACTGTTTCCATTCACCTAACCTATAAATGGTTTGTTTTatctaaaatacatttgatgATACTCAAACAGTCTGTGTGCATCTCTTATGCAATTCACTCATAAGTTCTTCATAATGGTATTCACTTACTTTGTTCACCtcaattatttatattttcagcacTCTTAAACCATGATTACTTATAATTTAAACTTGTTACTGGATTTTATATGCCAGTAAGCAGTGTATGTTACTTTTTTGATGCTGTTTGCAGAGAACCTAATTTGTGGCTCAAAAttgaaaagacaaggaaaaaaaattgaaaagacaaggaaattCACAGTGAGGACAGTTATTGCGTATAGCCATTTATAACTCGTACCTAACTCTATTATTTAGTACAACAGTATATGACAGAGCGATATATAACAGAGTGATCTACATGCATGTCTCCTGCCTTTCCCTTCTATATTCTCAAGATGATAGAAGACAGCCCAGTCAACCTCATCTCCTTGTGTCTGTCACAACCTAGATGGAGAACTGTTCCTGCTGTACAACAGGATGTACAGTGGattgccagcagctgctccccataGGATGGAAGAAGGCAGCAGCCCAGTTACCCTTGGTTCCTGTAGCAGTCCCGGCTCTCTCTGTGCCATGAAAGGCCCAAGAGATGCACTCAGTCTCTGCAGCTTGATGGATGGAAGGCATCTGCTAGCACAGGGCACAGAAAAGTGGGCGCCCCTAATGAATCCAGGATGCTGGATGCTAAGGATGAATCATCCTAAATAAATGCATAGCATACATCAAACATGCAGTGGCCTTTAACTTGAAGTATAATTTCTTGTACTTGGAATTTGATCTGTTGGGTGGCTTTTAATACCAGGATAAGTCTCTAAGATGGATTGACTGTTATGTGTGCAATTCatgtttcctttccaaaaaaataatttaccaaGTAATTTGCTTAGAACTTTGACTTTTAGCGCTTAGTTTTGTTGCACTGTTGGGTTTtggagggttgttttttgttttgtgtgtttgtttttaattaaacgTTAAAATTGAAAGTTTATTGACTGCATAAACTCTAAGACAAAAGCACTACATGGTATCCATTTTTAGTTGGACATCTAGATCAGGAGAGTTGGTGCAGACCACCATGGTTCCTCTCTGCCTGTTCATCAGCTCTCCTTGACAGCATGACCCGGTGTGTGTCCAGCCCTTCTGACTTGATATGATGAGGATTTTAGCTCTTAAGTcagtatatgtattttatattg
The nucleotide sequence above comes from Oxyura jamaicensis isolate SHBP4307 breed ruddy duck chromosome 1, BPBGC_Ojam_1.0, whole genome shotgun sequence. Encoded proteins:
- the GPR82 gene encoding probable G-protein coupled receptor 82, which gives rise to MTNSTCTLQPSLATTVALPIIYSFLFTTGSFGNTLAACVFLRQIPTRRTQYIYLVNLVTANLLICSAMPFLAAYFANGHNWTYKSGICQIAYHLGTTITHVCMYVTIIILCTIALSQYATLKKNNDAQYSQAVTENFSKRVLKKFRQPKFAKYFSIFIWLIVMCVTVATITYDAQARSEETFPTCYNKRVEAGEFTAKIAASFVTACFFLLFLTVLLSYYSLTRHLSRIQKNTCIGQKHLIYRTVKRNILVIQIILTVCFLPYHVFRPIFYVLLPGADCSRLNYLVEIKNFLACLAVSRSSVDPAITLLLDRTLKKSLYGLFKKSTP